The following DNA comes from Alienimonas californiensis.
TATCCCCGGCGCCCATCACCGTGGGCACGCGGATGGCCCGCCCGTTGATATAGGTGCCGTTGCGGCTCTTCAGGTCTTCCGCGGTGACGACCTCCCGCCCGCCGGTCATCGCGACGGAGAGCCGGCAGTGCTTGCGGCTGACGTCGGACGTCGCCAGACGGATCGCGCACTCCCGATCGCGGCCGATGAGCGTCTGACCGACGGCCAACTTCAACCGGCGACCGCGATGTTTGCCGGAGTCGACGAGCAGGTCCGCCATCAGAGCCGTATCGGAAAGGGGAGGGGGCGGAAACTCTGTGCAGGCAGAGGAAGGGCCCGTTAAGGGGCGCCGACTCTGCGGGAGGCACTGTATTTACAGTCGCCGGACGGGGCAAACTGGACGGGACCCCCTGTTTCGTAGGCTCTCCCGCTTGACGTTCGGAAGCCTCGGGTGTTCACTGCGGACGAACTTCACTGCGTGGCCCGCTCGGGCGCGCTCTCTGCTCACCCAGCCCCGCGCGTCCGGCCCCGCCGGTCCGCCCGCGAAAGACCGATCGATGGCCAAGAAAGCCGCCAAGAAGGCCCCCGCCAAGAAGGCCGCCGCGCCCGCCAAGCCGATGACCAAGGCCGAAGTGCTCTCCGCCATGGCGGAGCGGACCGGTCTGCAGAAGACCGAGGTCCAGTCCTTCTTCACCGAACTGGAAGGCCTGCTCGGCCAGGAACTCGGCAAGAAGGGCCCCGGCTCCTTCAACGTGCCCGGGCTGATGAAGGTCGTCGTGCAGCGGAAGGACGCGACTCCCGAGACCACC
Coding sequences within:
- a CDS encoding HU family DNA-binding protein — encoded protein: MAKKAAKKAPAKKAAAPAKPMTKAEVLSAMAERTGLQKTEVQSFFTELEGLLGQELGKKGPGSFNVPGLMKVVVQRKDATPETTKKNPFKPGEMMTVSAKPARNVVKIRPLKGLKDLV